Genomic window (Vigna radiata var. radiata cultivar VC1973A chromosome 1, Vradiata_ver6, whole genome shotgun sequence):
AGCTCTACgacaattaaaatatcatttgcTGCGTGCTCAACAGCAGATGAAGAAATATGCAGATAGGAAACGCAAGGTAGGAGAGTGGATATTTGTAAAATTGTGGCCCACATAAGCAGCAGATGATGACATGTCGCATTAATCCGAAATTGGCACCTCCTTATTATGGACCATTCCTAGTCCTGGCCAAGGTGGGAGCTGTTTCTTACAAGTTGAAGTTACCTGAGACAGTTAAGGTGCACTCAATATTTCATGTATCACAACCAGTGCTATCGATATTGGATAATGGAAAATTTTGGGAGACCCAAAAAtcctttataaaattataatggaAACTATAACAGGTTATGATGGAAACAAggcaatcaaaagaaatataataccatctcatataattttgatgcaaaaGTAATGATATTATGTctagaaattgaaataataataacatatcaaAACATCACAAATTTGAAGTTCAAAACATTGTCTTCAATATTATCATCCAGTGGAGCACATCCCTTCTCCTGTTCCCCTTTGGAGAAACTCTTGTCAATGTTAAGTAATCTTTCAAACTCAAACCAGAGCTATCATGCAATTCATTTTGAACCCCAATTTTAAGCTTCTCTTTATCTTTCTTTGTTGAGTTAGAGTTGCACCTGGACCTTTCTTAGAAGCTTGAGAAGATCCAATTACCACCACTTGATGGTTGCTTTCTTTTATGGATTGCTTGTCTCCTTGTATAGACTACGGGTTCTCTATTACCGGTAGCTTCATAAACAGTTGCCCAATTAAGAGTgggatcatcataaaaaaccaactCATTTCCCCACTCTTCATTTTGAATTCTATTTTGGCATGTGAGAGCCCGAGAAATTGGATGAATTGCATCTCCTGTCAACCTTGGGCATAAGATTGATTTTAATGAGCGGGGTATTAGTgagtagaaaataaaagagtagGAATTGGAAGAACTCAACCCATGAAGTAATTGCTTACGTGTATGCAACAAGTAGCAATTgattattgtaaattttatgtcattttttaaGCTTCCATGTTAACATTAAGTGAAGAGATACTGAATTGTTCCTTGgcactaaaatttattttgtacttAGAAATCTTTTGAAGAAGCCATGAAGTCCATTGAGAAAGCCAAAGCGTATAGAGAAGATAACATGAAGGAACGTCCTTGATTGAATTTTTCTGTTTCTCATTTCGTTTGTCACCTGAAAGCTTCTTCGTGTTTATTGAATGGTTGTTGCAAAAAGACTATTTAGAACTGCGATTGTTAATCTGTCTGTTCCATTTGTTGACTCCAGCTACATTTCATAGTTATTTGTCCTCTAATTGCTCTGAAATTTACTATGTAGTTACTTGTTTAGCCTATGACTGATACTTTGTAACGTACAAAATTCTTGTAAATAGAGCATTACACTAGTATATACATAGTGCTTGATACTTTAGCATGTTTATTTAGATGcctcatttataattttatattttgttattaccAATAAAAGTAAATGCTCATTTATGACATTGTAAGCGTTGGTTGGTTCTGGGTATGTTTACAAGATATTAGTAAAGGAGGACTGTGTAAAATAGACTAAAAGCcagttatttaaaaatttaaaatgggaTGGGACTGGGACATTTTTCATCACACTGatgtaaagtaaaaaaaaaatgacaatttcatttctgtcaATTCAATTATTGTTAcatcattaaattttgaaaccTTTAATCACCAATTTGATTTTCAAGGCACTGCTAACAACTTGTACTtacaatttttatgattaaaccGAAATACTTTAGTTAAATTCTAAAAGTTCATAACTTGAATTATAAGTTACAAGATAGCGAGTTCAAGATAATGAAATTCGTACAGAACAACGTAACAAATATGTAAGTGTAGTAAAATTAGGAATTAAACCTCATTTAAACAAGTTAAAAGGGTAAATGAAGTTAGTATGTTACTTTATAGGACCTTTGGAAATATCATTTAGATGTAAAGGTAACGTGATTATAATGTTTGATTTTATGCAGAAATTGTGTATTATTTTCAAtacattaaaattgtttaaatctTGAGATGAATGTTTTGGTGATATGTTCAAGATGTAATTTGATTAAATGTTTCTTGTTGACAATCTCATGAGCTATGTATGATATGCTTGACATATTAAAGAGTTGAAAGTGTTTGAGATAAAATTTGTAcaattatagtaaataaattttgaatgggTTATGTTACATATTTTACCACCAAAAAGTTagaatatttcattttagtcaAATTGATAAgtttagtaatattaatttaattgtatcaatgataattttatcaaaCGTGACACCAGtactaaaattagaatttttatcattttggtttttgttttatttttgttattttcattttatttttgtttatcactaacattttctttttccttattttttctaatatttaatttattttctttagttattttaatttggtaATATTTTTTGTCATGAAACTAGTAGAGAGcactttacaaaaaaaattaagaattgtCTATCGAGACTTACCTTTCTTGTCTCAAAGTCTACTCAACaacattttaacttttttttttataacatcttTTTCAAAAGTACAAAATAATTTTCCATATGAAAATagtcaataatttaatttccaaaCGAATTATAATTACTATTTCAAGAAGCCAAATCAGTCATATTTTCCACAACATGTACCACTACAACAACATGTAGCAACCAATGCACCATTTTATAGAGAAGTATCGATATTAATGATTGAAGTAAGAGAGAAACTAGAGGCTATAGATGAAAGGTTGAAAGTTGATCAAGGACTTGGTATGAAAAATGAGTAAATACTATGTGAAATGATGGAGTATGCAAGAAACAAAAACTTTGTAGAACTAGTTTTAACTGTTAATACCATCAAACATTTACAGAAACTATAGAATTTAAAACACTTTGTCATGACATAAAGAATATGCTTCTAAAGTTAATGTCCGATGATTTATGTCAGATAATGAATGATATAATTAGCAAGAccactttaaaaaataagatgaaaataatggttaaaATGAAGCAAATGATAGATGTCATGAAAACATATGGATTCTCTACTTGACCAGAATATGATGCACTCGTGAAAGCATGAAGGAAAATAATGCTAGCTAAAGATGAAAAgcttaatgttatttatttatttattatttttatttaatattttattattattattatttattattaattaatcaaaagtAAAACCAAAACAACATTATCTTTCTCTCACTGGAATCGGTTCCGAGGTCTTGGGAATCaatctcttttttcctttacAATGTCATGGAATCGGTTACAATTACATGATAATCGACTCCTCTTTTTGTTACTCCATTCCTCACCACAGTGTTATTGAGCATGTTAATTTGAGATTCTCTACTAATGATGCACTTCAACCAAAAAAATGTTAAGGGTAAAAATGTATATTCATTTATGTTAGGAAAATGTTttaggaatattttatttttaattttaattgaatcaaagtttgttttttatttttaggagtTAGTGAATTTTTGAATTACGGATTAGAGTAGTGGATTAAAATTAGGGTAAAAATGTCAGTAGGtagttacttttttaaattttaaatattgtactGTTTCTCATTATTTCACAGAAAGAATAATTGTGCTAGGTTTCTTTGTTCTAATATCAGAACCCtttatttgattcatttttttatttttagtcataactctttattttcatttttattgtattatgtatataatgcaataaaaatgaaaattataatgaaaataaaaaaaaacaaaaataatttttattttattaaagaacaaGTTTGTTATGCTTAATATCTTTAGTTGGATCTGTATTTGTATTCCCTTAATCCTTTATTGTAGTAGTTTTTTGTTGGAGAAATTGCCGAATGTGAAAATGGATGTTGAATCAAATTTCTCACGTTGCACCTCCAGTCTTGGATGGAGAAAGCTACAATCTTTGGGTTGTCAAAATGGAAACTCACCTGAGGCTCTAGATCTTTTGGAAGCTTCTTCCGCTGCCAGATAATCCTACCATGGCCCAGatcaacaaaattcacaagGAGAGAAAAACTAGAAAAGCAAAGGCCAACTCATGTCTATTTGTTGGTGTTTCTCAAACCATCTTCACAAGAATTATGACTCTTAAATCAGCCAAAGAAATTTAGAATTATCTACTCTGGGATGAAAGAATAAGAAGCATGCAGGTGCTTAATTTAATGAGAGAATTTGAGTTGCAAAGGATGAAAGAGTCTGAAAAAATCAAAGAATACTCAGACAAATTGTTGGGTATTGCCAACCAGATAAGGTTGTTGGGTAGCAATACTCCTAATTCCAgaattgttgagaaaattttGGTAACGTAAGCATTTATTGCTTCCTTGGAGAACACAAGGGATTTGTCTAAAATCACATTTGTAGAATGCTATGCATTCCAAGTCCAAATGCAACTAAGTTTGATGAGGGAAGATCATGATGTTGAAGGTGCTCTTCTAGTCAAAAGCCAACCAGCCAAAAAGAAACGTCTAGCAAACACTCAgagaaatacaaataattacgaTAAAGGAAAAGGTGGAAAGAAAAGTTACCCACCTTGTCAACATTGCGACTGGGTCACACCCTCCATTCAGATGTTGGCAAAGACCTGATGCTAAATGCAATAAGTGCAATCAAATGGGACATGAAGCAATCATATGCAAGAGCAAAAATCAACAAGAGGAAGAAGCTAACAACATCTGAATGGAGGATGACCCAGTTTGCCACAATGTTGACAAGGTGGGTAACTTTTCTTTCCaccttttcctttattttgtaTTGCTTTGAATGCTGGCTAGATGATTCTTATTGTAGTTTTTGGCTTGTTGGCTTTTGACTAAGGGCACCTTCAACAGCATTATATTCCCTCATCAAACTTCGTTGCATTTGGACTTGGAAGGCATAGCATTCTGCAAATGTGATTTTAGACAAATCCCTTGTGTTCTCCAATGCTTACCGTAGGAAAATTGTTGCCCAACAATCTTATCTTGTTGGCAATACCCAACAATTTGTCTGAgtattctttgatttttttcagaCTCTTTCATCCCCTTCTTTGGCTGATTTAAGAGTCACAATTCTTGTGAAGATGGTTTGAGAAACACCAGCAAATAGACATGATTTGGCCTTTGCTTGAACTTCTTTATAATTTGCTTCTACAGCTCCCAAAGATCTAGAGCCTCTAGGTAAGTTTCCATTTTGACAGCCCAAAGATAGTAGTACTCTAAcccataattcaaaaattaactaactcctaaaaataagaaacaaactttgactcaattaaaattaaaaataaaatattcctaaaacatttttctaataaatgatATCAAATTTCACAGTAATGTATAATATGAGtttctaaagaaaaaactaaaaaagaggaagaagtataatttatttaaatataatccCAAATAATTATTGCAACAAATCCTATCATTTGGAATTAACTTCTTTGTTTAAACTGACACCTTTAATCCCggtcattatttttatttttatccaacCATACAGGTACGTAACACCAAAGAGGGACCATGAGAGGATCAAAATCcgttttatatttcaattattatatttctactcttattttctttcactctaacatttaaaatttggaactaaatattaaataaacatacTTTAAATCTATccagaaataatattttaaagagagTAATTCTAGAAAACAGAATAATACACCTTATATAAACACTTTCTTAATAATGTAAAAAGGGTAAAAGCTAACTATTAAACAACTCAGTCTTACACGCAAATTTGGGACCAAGTTTGACAAAAACGACCAAAAAGGATTAATTTCAAAGGCAGAATAGTGAGGTACAACAAGCTATGACAATCAGATTTCTTTTTCGGTATCCATTTACATATATGAACTTGGGAGATGTGTAAATATGGCCAAATGCAACACGTATTTGATGCATTGCAAGAGGTTTATGTTGAAATAATGACCACTATCCAGTGGACAAATATGCATCGCAATGTGTTCGTGCTACTTACCGAGCTGTACTTTGAAACTATCAGTGATTCAGAAGCCCTATAGAAATCCTAGGTTACAAGCAACCTATACAATATAACGGTTTCTATTTTGTCTCATCCTTGTATTCATTGGAATTTTCCAAATTGTCTTGAACTTGTTCCTCTTTTTTTAGTGCTCTTTGTTCTGGAATGAGGAGGCCAACCTTTGGATATTTTTCTATGAATTTAAATTCCCAGTCCTCTAATATTGTAAACTCTGACTCACCTAAACCTTCGAGGTCCCCATTAATGTCTTCAGGTTTGAAAGACAGAAGTGCAAGGGCTCTACTACACTCCTTCCCTGCAAACATTGCATAAGGTCCTCCTGGACCATAAAAATTCCTGCTTGTTCATAATCAAGTAGAGTTGGTCAGTGTGGTCACTTTTCAGTTATTACTAAAAACTCAAGAGTTTAACTCATATACCGTCCCTGTAAGATATTTTTACAGACATTCAATCATATTTGACCACTTTATCACATCATTCTATTCACAAATATGATACGATGTTTgtgtaaaaataataagtaaatgatcaatttgattttgaaatgcGTAAGTTGTAGTTATTagctttttaaaaaatgaaaaataataatcctAGAGTCTCGGAATGTGCAAAAGTTTCAAACTGATCCCTAATCTTGTAGCCTAATGACAAAAGACTTTCTGCTCTAATAACAATAGATCCTTAacagtatattttaataacaaaataatctcaaaatttcacaaaaatatttcattctCTAACAATTAAACTGAAAATTAGTCACTTTTAAAGATCAAATCcatcatttatttaaaagtattctACAGCAGTAGTGTATGTAATTGTTTTAGCCAAGGATTTGCGAGATCTCTTCAACTAGatcattcaatattttttgtctACTTTCCAAGGTttggttttctttatttattgtgaGACTTTCCTTTCTACAATTGCAATTGGTTCTCCAAAATCATGGTCTGTCACTCCTCAGAGTATATCGATGTAAAACCTCTCATACTCATCGATACACAACCCGTTACGCTCAAACACAGGCGTAGGGTCCATCAAGCCGATTATAACATTCGTATAATGGCCTATTGGTATATGATCCTTCAGGCCCGAGTGCAAGCTTAAAGTCTATCAAGCCATTATAACACTTAGATCATATGACCCATCAATACACAATATTCAAGCATGAGCGTAGAATCTATTTAATAGTGGACCTCACTATACGAGATCCACTAGAAAGAGCATTAAACCTATGAAGTTCATGAActatatttaaccaaaattatGAATGTTATAATAGGAATCTTTATGTTGGCATAAGAGACAAGTGTCACCCTAAGGTGGACTACAGATTGTAAACATGGTCTCCATACTGCCATTCGgaataaaattgcaaaaaagaaagttattatTTGGTATATGGATCTATCAAAATTACCAACTTGCAGATAGGGGTTCTTTCACTCATGCCTTAGAGCTTCACTTTGGCCCTTCCACGTATGTCAATCATCAAGAAAAACTCTAAATTCAGCCAACATAACTTGGTAACAGAATACCAACAAGCTTTTGAAAAACTTTGCAATAGTTATTGGGCTAACCCCTGACatgatttgaattgttttatttctaGACTCATTCCAAAAATATGTTGTGAGCTTGTTGTCCTCCAACCCATTTCCATTGCCCAAGCCTTAGGTTTGACTAAGTTACTTGAATCCAAGTTCCATGACTCCAAACCAAAATACACTAGGCGCCAAACTATCCTCCCTCTACCATCTTCTAACCTTTTACCGAACCCTAAACTTGTCAATCCCCCTACAAAATGTTTGACTTCAACCTAACTTCAAGAGAGACGATGTGTAGGTTTGTGTTTTAACTGTGATAACAAGTTTTACCCAAGTCATAAGTGCACTACCAAGCGTTTCCTACTTTTATAAGGAGATTATGATCCCCTTAATCCTAACCACACATGTATGGAAACTCCATTATTACTGATTTAGATGGATCTATGCATACCTCCACTTACTCACTTTTCAACAAACATATTTCAATTCCACATCCCCGCCATACAACCCCCAACCGCCCCCACAATCCTAGAACATCAAATTGTATTGTTATCCTCATGCTCATAAACAAACAATGGCCTCCCTCATCAACATTATGTTGATAAAGGAATTATTCGATCCAACACAGGCCTTTTTTCTTcaccaattatttttataaaaaaaggacGGTACATTTGAGATTTTGTGTGAACAGAAGTGAACACCTAAAAATAGTTGTTGACAATGTGACAATTTTAAAAGACAGTGGATGGCTGCAGATTATAGGTGGACAGCAGCAAAAATTGCTCCTGACAACGGCAATCAGTGCCTGATAATGGTGGACAGCAATGGCTATGTCTGACAGAtaaatcaagaagaaaaaaaaccagAGCGGccggctctgataccaactaaggttaatacaaaaacatatatttctaGAGGACTTGCTACACATCTAATCTTAGTGTTACATTTAAGTAGAAAGCAACCAGTAACACCTAGACAATTCAATCTGGTTGGAAACACTCACTCACATCCAACTAATACACAGCTCACACACAACTAATTATTCTAACAGATATCAAGATGTTTTAATTCGAGACTTATTTCAGCAGATGCTCCCGTATATACCTGAACTCTAAGTAactcttagttttatttaaGAGTAACCATCACTCATCCACCTCAAGATTAGAAGTAACTTAAAGCAACAGTGTCAGTGGTATTGAAATTTCCTTTGAACGCatctaagaaaaagaaaattgaaattattaaaattatttatatatttttaagaatgatTATggaaaaagttagttaaaaaacattcataaaaaaatttacataattaaaaaacaagtgACTTTCTCATAGGCAACAGCAGCACACAAAAAACGAAAGTTGTACCTGCCAGTGGACACGTCAAAGATCTGACCCCTGATTGCCATCAAAAGCGGTTTATTGGGGTCGGAACCATCATAGGCTCGCAATTCCCGGTCCGTTACTTGACCCAACTGGACTGGTTGGCGAGGCGGTTCGGGGTCTTGGAACTGGGGGTGAGTTCGGGCCGAAACAACGGGCGGTTTGTTGTAGTCTTCGGGGGACACAAACATGGCGCTCACGGTTCTGTAAACGACGACCATCATAGCCAAAACGGTGAAAAAGGCGGCGGGAGACAGCCCCGTGTAAAACGTTATCTCTTCCATCACGCTCGTGTACATACCCATTTCTGAATACTCTCTCAAAATGGCTTCTGAAAAGGAAGAGTAGTAAGCGTTGGTAGGTGAGAATGGAAATGAAGCCACCTAACTGGATTTGGTTGTTTGGGTTTTATGTTCTTTTGTTCTTTGGATTTTGGAAGGCACATCTTATGTGGGAATAAATAGAAGTGTTGATTTTCCACCATATACTTTTGTATCAAACCTACCAATATTTAGACTTTAACTTcgataatttaaaagttattaatttgattttaatttatttaaactaagTTAATATGGTATCTCTtgtaatgattttatcattaaatatgaGATGCAAGTAATCGAGTATGGagggttttttttatatataactttagtTTATTTCACATACAATGGTCATTAATTTTGAGTATGATTTCTCAATAACTACTTGAATAGATTTTTTACATTAAGATCAAAATTCTATTGTTAACTACAACCTTAGATTTATTCTTAGCATTTAAAAGCATATAAGAGAATTGATTGGAccacaatttaaaattagtttccTCTCAATGTTAAgctaatgaaataaaatgagtgaTTGATTCATTCAATAAGTATAAACCAATTCACAAACTTGTATTTAAAAACAagcattcataaataaaatagtatcgaatacaagagagtttcaaaatggTTTACATCTCACTCCAATACTTAGAAGATTTATTTTCTGATAAAGGATGGAAAAAAGTTAATAGAAGGAAGGAACTTTGTCTCCTAATCCTCGAATAATCTTCTTTATAGTACAAAGGAAATAGATGAGAAGACTCTTTAAAGTCTCTCTAAACCTATCTAGAAAGTCTAGTGAAAAGTATCCAAAAAGGTTCTCTAAAATATAgaggaaattttatttttataaacaatgaCAATGTGGCTTCAACAATGGCATTCATGGCTTCAATTGTGAGGTTTCCTCTATAGCTTAGGCTTTGTGTTTCTGTGTTGAAGCCTCTTAAGATTACTTCTAGGTGAATGATTCTTCATGGCTTTAACCTTAGGTCAAGACTTGAGATTTCCTTCTAAGGTGAGTTTTCTTCGTGTGACTCAAGCCTTAAATTCCACGTTGCAGCCACGCTTAAGTCagtttgttgtgttttggttataattcctttgttttcttcatatttCATCTTTGACTCTCCAAGTTTATCAAAATCTGCAAAACAAGTAAAATTGGAGTGattaacattgatttttaacataatcaaAGCAAGACAAGTACCAAATTAAAATCAAAGCTAACTCATATTAAACACTTATCAATaggtttataataaaatataaagctAAGATACTTCACACACAAATCTAATAATGTAATTAACTACACCAACAATATCTCAACAATAACACAATATGAACGAAccaaaaaaatagaacaatgaagaaattaaattatttatgcaattaaaCTTAATGATTTCCCGAAACTTTCAACCATAAATGCTCTCCCTCCCATTAAAATTAGGTTTCATCTCCAACAGTCAATATTGGCCCCATTCAGTTTTAAACAAAAACACttaatcaaaatagaaaaattaaattcaactaaaatcacaacaacaaaattagaaaactcCAAATCTCATAACCCTCCAAATTTAATTCACCATCATTCTTTCTTGAAACAACAAACATTAGAACTAAAAACCATACAGATAGGAAAAATTGAAACACAAAGGGAAATGGAGTAGATGAGCCTCATTAGTGTTGAAAATATTGTGAGTTCCATGATGATCGTGAACCTAACCAGGGGAAGGGTCGCCACAAAGGAGTGGCCAATGCAATAACGAACACACATAAGAAAAGTATCGACAATGATGGTAATGAGGTCACCAAATAGTAAAACGGCTAAAACTTTAGGAGGTGTTCATGGTGGTCAAGTAGACGAGTAGTGGGCAAAGTGAAGATGACCCAATAAGATCCTCAGTTGTGACGATGACAACAATGAAAATTGTGACAAGGACAACAAAGTAGAACTTACCCCACATTGTTATCGTTTGCACCGGAGACACGACCTAGAGACACCTAAATCCTCAATGATTTCAAGTCAGTGAGCTTTTTGACTTTGGTCTCGTCCAACGAGTAGAGTCTTGCCTAATGACTATCAAGTTAGTAACTCTCTGACTTCGACTTCGTACAATAAGAATATTATCGCCCATCGAGTTTgcataattatataaaacataacTTT
Coding sequences:
- the LOC106776446 gene encoding membrane steroid-binding protein 2, encoding MGMYTSVMEEITFYTGLSPAAFFTVLAMMVVVYRTVSAMFVSPEDYNKPPVVSARTHPQFQDPEPPRQPVQLGQVTDRELRAYDGSDPNKPLLMAIRGQIFDVSTGRNFYGPGGPYAMFAGKECSRALALLSFKPEDINGDLEGLGESEFTILEDWEFKFIEKYPKVGLLIPEQRALKKEEQVQDNLENSNEYKDETK